The following proteins are encoded in a genomic region of Prionailurus viverrinus isolate Anna chromosome E3, UM_Priviv_1.0, whole genome shotgun sequence:
- the LAT gene encoding linker for activation of T-cells family member 1 isoform X1: protein MISCPRPGSPQLPATGGQALRRSRRLAERQMEAVVLIPYVLGLLLLPLLAVVLCVRCRELPGSYDNTASDSLAPSSIVIKRPPTLATWTPATSYPPVTSYPPLSQPDLLPIPRSPQPPGGSHRMPSSRQDSDGANSVASYENEGASGAPGALVAGRLGPGLGPADRCVVTSEPACEDDDEDEEEDYPNEGYLEVLPDSTPATGTAVPPAPAPSNPGLRDSAFSMESGEDYVNVPESEESADVSLDGSREYVNVSQELPPVARSEPAILSSRNDDEEEGAPDYENLQGLN from the exons ATGATTTCCTGCCCTCGCCCGGGCTCACCACAGCTTCCTGCCACAGGCGGGCAGGCGCTGAGGAGAAGCAGGCGCCTAGCCGAGCGGCAG ATGGAGGCGGTCGTCCTGATCCCCTACGTGCTGGGCctcctgctgctgccgctgctggcGGTGGTGCTGTGCGTGCGGTGCCGAGAGCTGCCAG GCTCCTATGACAATACGGCCTCTGACAG CTTGGCCCCAAGTAGCATCGTGATCAAACGCCCTC CCACACTCGCCACCTGGACACCAGCCACCTCCTATCCTCCTGTTACCTCCTACCCACCCTTGAGCCAGCCGGACCTGCTTCCCATCCC GAGGTCCCCACAGCCCCCTGGGGGCTCCCACCGCATGCCATCTTCCCGGCAGGACTCAGATGGTG cCAACAGTGTGGCGAGCTACGAGAACGAGGGTGCGTCTGGggccccaggtgccctggttgcagggaggctggggcctgggctgggccCTGCTGATCGCTGTGTCGTTACCTCAGAGCCCGCCTGTGAGGACGACGatgaagatgaggaggaggattATCCCAACGAGGGCTACTT GGAGGTGCTTCCTGACAGCACGCCAGCAACAGGCACTGCTGTCCCACCGGCTCCCGCGCCCAGCAACCCCGGCCTCCGAGACAGCGCCTTCTCCA TGGAGTCGGGGGAGGATTACGTGAACGTCCCCGAGAGCGAGGAGAGTGCAGACGTGTCTCTGG ATGGGAGCCGGGAGTACGTGAATGTGTCCCAGGAGCTGCCACCCGTGGCTAGGAGCGAGCCTG CCATCCTGAGCTCCCGGAACGACGACGAGGAAGAGGGAGCTCCAGATTATGAGAATCTGCAGGGGCTTAACTGA
- the SPNS1 gene encoding protein spinster homolog 1 isoform X1: MSGSDTAPFLSQADDTDDGPVPGTPGLPGSMGNSKSEDPEVPDREGLQHITGLSPGHSALIVAVLCYINLLNYMDRFTVAGVLPDIEQFFDIGDSSSGLIQTVFISSYMVLAPVFGYLGDRYNRKYLMCGGIAFWSLVTLGSSFIPREQFWLLLLTRGLVGVGEASYSTIAPTLIADLFVADQRSRMLSVFYFAIPVGSGLGYIAGSKVKDMAGDWHWALRVTPGLGVVAVLLLFLVVREPPRGAVERHSDSPPLNPTSWWADLRALARNPSFILSSLGFTAVAFVTGSLALWAPAFLLRSRVVLGETPPCLPGDSCSSSDSLIFGLITCLTGVLGVGLGVEISRRLRRSNPRADPLVCAAGLLGSAPFLFLSLACARGSIVATYIFIFIGETLLSMNWAVVADILLYVVIPTRRSTAEAFQIVLSHLLGDAGSPYLVGLISDRLRRSWPPSFLSEFRALQFSLMLCAFVGALGGAAFLGTAIFIEGDRRQAQLHVQGLLREAGPTDDRIVVPRRGRSTRVPVSSVLI; this comes from the exons ATGTCCGGGTCCGACACCGCGCCCTTCCTCAGCCAGGCGGATGACACGGACGACGGGCCGGTGCCCGGCACCCCGGGGTTACCGGGGTCCATGGGGAACTCGAAGTCCGAGGATCCCGAGGTCCCGGACCGAGAGGGGCTGCAGCATATCACCGGCTTGTCTCCGGGCCATTCGGCTCTCATAGTGGCGGTGCTGTGCTACATCAACCTCCTCAACTACATGGACCGCTTCACCGTGGCTG GCGTCCTTCCAGACATTGAGCAGTTCTTCGACATCGGAGACAGCAGCTCCGGCCTCATCCAGACCG tGTTCATTTCCAGTTACATGGTGTTGGCACCTGTGTTTGGCTACCTGGGTGACAGGTACAATCGGAAGTATCTCATGTGCGGGGGCATTGCCTTCTGGTCCCTGGTGACACTGGGGTCGTCCTTCATCCCCAGAGAG CAATTCTGGCTCCTCCTCCTGACCCGGGGCCTGGTGGGGGTCGGGGAGGCCAGTTACTCCACTATCGCGCCCACCCTCATCGCCGACCTCTTCGTGGCAGACCagcggagtcggatgcttagtgTGTTCTACTTTGCCATCCCGGTGGGCAG TGGTCTGGGTTACATTGCCGGCTCCAAAGTGAAAGATATGGCCGGGGACTGGCACTGGGCTCTGCGG GTGACACCAGGTCTAGGAGTGGTGGCTGTTCTGCTGCTGTTCCTGGTAGTCCGGGAGCCGCCACGGGGAGCTGTGGAACGCCACTCAGACTCACCACCCCTGAACCCCACCTCGTGGTGGGCAGATCTGAGGGCTCTGGCAAGGAA TCCTAGTTTCATCCTCTCTTCCCTTGGCTTCACTGCTGTGGCCTTCGTCACGGGCTCCCTGGCTCTTTGGGCTCCTGCATTCTTGCTGCGTTCCCGTGTGGTCTTGGGGGAGACCCCACCCTGCCTTCCTGGAGACTCCTGCTCTTCCTCTGACAG cctcatCTTTGGGCTCATCACCTGCCTGACCGGGGTCCTGGGTGTGGGCCTGGGCGTGGAGATCAGCCGCCGCCTCCGCCGTTCCAACCCCCGGGCTGACCCACTGGTCTGTGCTGCTGGCCTCCTGGGCTCCGCACCCTTCCTCTTCCTGTCCCTTGCCTGTGCTCGTGGTAGCATCGTGGCCACCTAT aTTTTCATCTTTATTGGAGAGACGCTGCTGTCCATGAACTGGGCCGTCGTGGCTGACATTCTGTTG tatGTGGTGATTCCCACGCGACGGTCCACTGCCGAGGCCTTCCAGATCGTGCTGTCCCACCTGCTGGGCGATGCTGGGAGCCCCTACCTCGTTGGCCTG ATCTCCGACCGCCTCCGCCGGAGCTGGCCCCCCTCCTTCTTGTCCGAGTTCCGAGCCCTGCAGTTCTCCCTCATGCTCTGCGCCTTCGTCGGCGCTCTGGGCGGGGCAGCCTTCCTGGGCACTGCCATTTTCATTGAGGGTGACCGCCGGCAGGCTCAGCTGCACGTGCAGG GTCTGCTGCGTGAGGCAGGGCCCACAGACGACCGGATCGTGGTACCCCGGCGAGGCCGCTCCACCCGCGTCCCCGTGTCCAGCGTGCTCATCTGA
- the SPNS1 gene encoding protein spinster homolog 1 isoform X3: MSGSDTAPFLSQADDTDDGPVPGTPGLPGSMGNSKSEDPEVPDREGLQHITGLSPGHSALIVAVLCYINLLNYMDRFTVAGVLPDIEQFFDIGDSSSGLIQTDQRSRMLSVFYFAIPVGSGLGYIAGSKVKDMAGDWHWALRVTPGLGVVAVLLLFLVVREPPRGAVERHSDSPPLNPTSWWADLRALARNPSFILSSLGFTAVAFVTGSLALWAPAFLLRSRVVLGETPPCLPGDSCSSSDSLIFGLITCLTGVLGVGLGVEISRRLRRSNPRADPLVCAAGLLGSAPFLFLSLACARGSIVATYIFIFIGETLLSMNWAVVADILLYVVIPTRRSTAEAFQIVLSHLLGDAGSPYLVGLISDRLRRSWPPSFLSEFRALQFSLMLCAFVGALGGAAFLGTAIFIEGDRRQAQLHVQGLLREAGPTDDRIVVPRRGRSTRVPVSSVLI; encoded by the exons ATGTCCGGGTCCGACACCGCGCCCTTCCTCAGCCAGGCGGATGACACGGACGACGGGCCGGTGCCCGGCACCCCGGGGTTACCGGGGTCCATGGGGAACTCGAAGTCCGAGGATCCCGAGGTCCCGGACCGAGAGGGGCTGCAGCATATCACCGGCTTGTCTCCGGGCCATTCGGCTCTCATAGTGGCGGTGCTGTGCTACATCAACCTCCTCAACTACATGGACCGCTTCACCGTGGCTG GCGTCCTTCCAGACATTGAGCAGTTCTTCGACATCGGAGACAGCAGCTCCGGCCTCATCCAGACCG ACCagcggagtcggatgcttagtgTGTTCTACTTTGCCATCCCGGTGGGCAG TGGTCTGGGTTACATTGCCGGCTCCAAAGTGAAAGATATGGCCGGGGACTGGCACTGGGCTCTGCGG GTGACACCAGGTCTAGGAGTGGTGGCTGTTCTGCTGCTGTTCCTGGTAGTCCGGGAGCCGCCACGGGGAGCTGTGGAACGCCACTCAGACTCACCACCCCTGAACCCCACCTCGTGGTGGGCAGATCTGAGGGCTCTGGCAAGGAA TCCTAGTTTCATCCTCTCTTCCCTTGGCTTCACTGCTGTGGCCTTCGTCACGGGCTCCCTGGCTCTTTGGGCTCCTGCATTCTTGCTGCGTTCCCGTGTGGTCTTGGGGGAGACCCCACCCTGCCTTCCTGGAGACTCCTGCTCTTCCTCTGACAG cctcatCTTTGGGCTCATCACCTGCCTGACCGGGGTCCTGGGTGTGGGCCTGGGCGTGGAGATCAGCCGCCGCCTCCGCCGTTCCAACCCCCGGGCTGACCCACTGGTCTGTGCTGCTGGCCTCCTGGGCTCCGCACCCTTCCTCTTCCTGTCCCTTGCCTGTGCTCGTGGTAGCATCGTGGCCACCTAT aTTTTCATCTTTATTGGAGAGACGCTGCTGTCCATGAACTGGGCCGTCGTGGCTGACATTCTGTTG tatGTGGTGATTCCCACGCGACGGTCCACTGCCGAGGCCTTCCAGATCGTGCTGTCCCACCTGCTGGGCGATGCTGGGAGCCCCTACCTCGTTGGCCTG ATCTCCGACCGCCTCCGCCGGAGCTGGCCCCCCTCCTTCTTGTCCGAGTTCCGAGCCCTGCAGTTCTCCCTCATGCTCTGCGCCTTCGTCGGCGCTCTGGGCGGGGCAGCCTTCCTGGGCACTGCCATTTTCATTGAGGGTGACCGCCGGCAGGCTCAGCTGCACGTGCAGG GTCTGCTGCGTGAGGCAGGGCCCACAGACGACCGGATCGTGGTACCCCGGCGAGGCCGCTCCACCCGCGTCCCCGTGTCCAGCGTGCTCATCTGA
- the LAT gene encoding linker for activation of T-cells family member 1 isoform X2: MISCPRPGSPQLPATGGQALRRSRRLAERQMEAVVLIPYVLGLLLLPLLAVVLCVRCRELPGSYDNTASDSLAPSSIVIKRPPTLATWTPATSYPPVTSYPPLSQPDLLPIPRSPQPPGGSHRMPSSRQDSDGANSVASYENEEPACEDDDEDEEEDYPNEGYLEVLPDSTPATGTAVPPAPAPSNPGLRDSAFSMESGEDYVNVPESEESADVSLDGSREYVNVSQELPPVARSEPAILSSRNDDEEEGAPDYENLQGLN, from the exons ATGATTTCCTGCCCTCGCCCGGGCTCACCACAGCTTCCTGCCACAGGCGGGCAGGCGCTGAGGAGAAGCAGGCGCCTAGCCGAGCGGCAG ATGGAGGCGGTCGTCCTGATCCCCTACGTGCTGGGCctcctgctgctgccgctgctggcGGTGGTGCTGTGCGTGCGGTGCCGAGAGCTGCCAG GCTCCTATGACAATACGGCCTCTGACAG CTTGGCCCCAAGTAGCATCGTGATCAAACGCCCTC CCACACTCGCCACCTGGACACCAGCCACCTCCTATCCTCCTGTTACCTCCTACCCACCCTTGAGCCAGCCGGACCTGCTTCCCATCCC GAGGTCCCCACAGCCCCCTGGGGGCTCCCACCGCATGCCATCTTCCCGGCAGGACTCAGATGGTG cCAACAGTGTGGCGAGCTACGAGAACGAGG AGCCCGCCTGTGAGGACGACGatgaagatgaggaggaggattATCCCAACGAGGGCTACTT GGAGGTGCTTCCTGACAGCACGCCAGCAACAGGCACTGCTGTCCCACCGGCTCCCGCGCCCAGCAACCCCGGCCTCCGAGACAGCGCCTTCTCCA TGGAGTCGGGGGAGGATTACGTGAACGTCCCCGAGAGCGAGGAGAGTGCAGACGTGTCTCTGG ATGGGAGCCGGGAGTACGTGAATGTGTCCCAGGAGCTGCCACCCGTGGCTAGGAGCGAGCCTG CCATCCTGAGCTCCCGGAACGACGACGAGGAAGAGGGAGCTCCAGATTATGAGAATCTGCAGGGGCTTAACTGA
- the SPNS1 gene encoding protein spinster homolog 1 isoform X2 produces the protein MGNSKSEDPEVPDREGLQHITGLSPGHSALIVAVLCYINLLNYMDRFTVAGVLPDIEQFFDIGDSSSGLIQTVFISSYMVLAPVFGYLGDRYNRKYLMCGGIAFWSLVTLGSSFIPREQFWLLLLTRGLVGVGEASYSTIAPTLIADLFVADQRSRMLSVFYFAIPVGSGLGYIAGSKVKDMAGDWHWALRVTPGLGVVAVLLLFLVVREPPRGAVERHSDSPPLNPTSWWADLRALARNPSFILSSLGFTAVAFVTGSLALWAPAFLLRSRVVLGETPPCLPGDSCSSSDSLIFGLITCLTGVLGVGLGVEISRRLRRSNPRADPLVCAAGLLGSAPFLFLSLACARGSIVATYIFIFIGETLLSMNWAVVADILLYVVIPTRRSTAEAFQIVLSHLLGDAGSPYLVGLISDRLRRSWPPSFLSEFRALQFSLMLCAFVGALGGAAFLGTAIFIEGDRRQAQLHVQGLLREAGPTDDRIVVPRRGRSTRVPVSSVLI, from the exons ATGGGGAACTCGAAGTCCGAGGATCCCGAGGTCCCGGACCGAGAGGGGCTGCAGCATATCACCGGCTTGTCTCCGGGCCATTCGGCTCTCATAGTGGCGGTGCTGTGCTACATCAACCTCCTCAACTACATGGACCGCTTCACCGTGGCTG GCGTCCTTCCAGACATTGAGCAGTTCTTCGACATCGGAGACAGCAGCTCCGGCCTCATCCAGACCG tGTTCATTTCCAGTTACATGGTGTTGGCACCTGTGTTTGGCTACCTGGGTGACAGGTACAATCGGAAGTATCTCATGTGCGGGGGCATTGCCTTCTGGTCCCTGGTGACACTGGGGTCGTCCTTCATCCCCAGAGAG CAATTCTGGCTCCTCCTCCTGACCCGGGGCCTGGTGGGGGTCGGGGAGGCCAGTTACTCCACTATCGCGCCCACCCTCATCGCCGACCTCTTCGTGGCAGACCagcggagtcggatgcttagtgTGTTCTACTTTGCCATCCCGGTGGGCAG TGGTCTGGGTTACATTGCCGGCTCCAAAGTGAAAGATATGGCCGGGGACTGGCACTGGGCTCTGCGG GTGACACCAGGTCTAGGAGTGGTGGCTGTTCTGCTGCTGTTCCTGGTAGTCCGGGAGCCGCCACGGGGAGCTGTGGAACGCCACTCAGACTCACCACCCCTGAACCCCACCTCGTGGTGGGCAGATCTGAGGGCTCTGGCAAGGAA TCCTAGTTTCATCCTCTCTTCCCTTGGCTTCACTGCTGTGGCCTTCGTCACGGGCTCCCTGGCTCTTTGGGCTCCTGCATTCTTGCTGCGTTCCCGTGTGGTCTTGGGGGAGACCCCACCCTGCCTTCCTGGAGACTCCTGCTCTTCCTCTGACAG cctcatCTTTGGGCTCATCACCTGCCTGACCGGGGTCCTGGGTGTGGGCCTGGGCGTGGAGATCAGCCGCCGCCTCCGCCGTTCCAACCCCCGGGCTGACCCACTGGTCTGTGCTGCTGGCCTCCTGGGCTCCGCACCCTTCCTCTTCCTGTCCCTTGCCTGTGCTCGTGGTAGCATCGTGGCCACCTAT aTTTTCATCTTTATTGGAGAGACGCTGCTGTCCATGAACTGGGCCGTCGTGGCTGACATTCTGTTG tatGTGGTGATTCCCACGCGACGGTCCACTGCCGAGGCCTTCCAGATCGTGCTGTCCCACCTGCTGGGCGATGCTGGGAGCCCCTACCTCGTTGGCCTG ATCTCCGACCGCCTCCGCCGGAGCTGGCCCCCCTCCTTCTTGTCCGAGTTCCGAGCCCTGCAGTTCTCCCTCATGCTCTGCGCCTTCGTCGGCGCTCTGGGCGGGGCAGCCTTCCTGGGCACTGCCATTTTCATTGAGGGTGACCGCCGGCAGGCTCAGCTGCACGTGCAGG GTCTGCTGCGTGAGGCAGGGCCCACAGACGACCGGATCGTGGTACCCCGGCGAGGCCGCTCCACCCGCGTCCCCGTGTCCAGCGTGCTCATCTGA